A DNA window from Moorella thermoacetica contains the following coding sequences:
- a CDS encoding trypsin-like peptidase domain-containing protein → MWRRDGRARISALLVLLIFLAGVAATAGFYHITGATAGPQQAYQNAVSTAQPASASIPAGLGPETIADIVDKTGPAVVRIDTVTETQGSSPFNDPFFRQFFGDQFNTGPQVQRALGSGFIISSDGYILTNQHVVEGARQVKVTIVGFDKPLNAQVIGADSSLDLAVLKVDAGKPLPYLALGDTNKVRVGDWAIAIGNPDGLDHTVTVGVISAKGRPIDVQNRHYENLLQTDAAINPGNSGGPLLNLKGEVIGINTAVNADAQGIGFAIPSSTVQPVLKDLMTKGKISRPWLGVALQQVTPDVADILGLQGQEGAVVVQVVSGSPAAKAGLQKYDVILQVDGQAVKDASDLVNKIQSMKIGQQVQLQVFRRGQTLNISVVLGEKPAQ, encoded by the coding sequence ATGTGGCGACGAGATGGACGAGCAAGGATTTCCGCGCTGCTGGTCTTATTAATTTTCCTGGCCGGGGTAGCGGCTACGGCGGGTTTCTATCATATCACCGGCGCCACAGCCGGGCCCCAACAGGCGTACCAGAATGCTGTTAGCACAGCCCAGCCGGCCTCGGCCAGCATCCCGGCGGGACTGGGACCGGAGACCATTGCCGATATCGTTGACAAAACCGGCCCGGCGGTAGTGCGTATCGACACGGTGACGGAAACCCAGGGCAGCAGCCCCTTCAATGACCCCTTCTTCCGGCAGTTTTTCGGCGACCAGTTTAATACCGGCCCTCAGGTCCAGCGAGCCCTGGGTTCGGGCTTTATTATCTCCAGCGACGGTTATATCCTGACCAACCAGCACGTCGTCGAGGGCGCCAGGCAGGTCAAGGTAACTATCGTCGGTTTTGACAAACCCCTGAATGCCCAGGTGATCGGCGCCGACAGTTCTCTGGACCTGGCGGTTTTGAAGGTCGATGCGGGTAAACCCCTGCCTTACCTGGCCTTGGGGGATACCAACAAGGTACGGGTTGGGGACTGGGCCATCGCCATCGGCAATCCTGACGGACTGGACCATACCGTCACCGTCGGTGTAATTAGCGCCAAGGGACGGCCCATAGACGTCCAGAACCGCCATTATGAAAACCTGCTGCAGACGGACGCCGCTATTAACCCCGGCAACAGCGGCGGTCCCCTCCTGAACCTTAAAGGCGAAGTAATCGGCATCAATACCGCCGTTAACGCCGACGCCCAGGGAATCGGCTTCGCCATTCCCAGCAGCACGGTCCAGCCGGTCCTCAAGGACCTCATGACCAAGGGCAAGATTAGCCGGCCCTGGCTGGGGGTGGCCCTGCAACAGGTAACCCCGGACGTGGCCGACATCCTGGGCCTCCAGGGCCAGGAAGGTGCCGTGGTAGTCCAGGTGGTGAGCGGTAGCCCGGCCGCCAAAGCGGGCCTCCAAAAATATGACGTGATCCTGCAGGTTGATGGCCAGGCAGTAAAGGACGCCAGTGACCTGGTGAATAAGATCCAGAGTATGAAGATTGGCCAGCAGGTACAGCTCCAGGTCTTCCGCCGCGGTCAGACCTTAAATATCAGCGTAGTCCTGGGGGAAAAGCCGGCCCAGTAG